A DNA window from Zingiber officinale cultivar Zhangliang chromosome 3A, Zo_v1.1, whole genome shotgun sequence contains the following coding sequences:
- the LOC122050227 gene encoding aldehyde dehydrogenase family 7 member A1-like: MKFQTLNEAIEINNSVPQGLSSSIFTRKPEIIFKWIGPHGSDFGFVNVNIPTNGAEVGGAFGGEKATGGGREAGSDSWKQYMRRSTWNICGMAD, encoded by the exons ATGAAATTTCAA ACTTTAAATGAGGCAATTGAAATAAACAACTCGGTGCCACAAGGTCTGAGCAGTTCTATCTTCACACGCAAGCCTGAGATTATCTTCAAGTGGATTGG ACCTCATGGCAGCGACTTTGGTTTTGTCAACGTGAACATACCTACTAATGGTGCCGAAGTTGGTGGAGCTTTTGGTGGTGAAAAGGCCACTGGAGGTGGTCGAGAAGCAGGGAGCGACTCATGGAAGCAATATATGCGGCGTTCAACCTG GAACATATGTGGGATGGCCGACTAA